One Methanoculleus sp. 7T genomic window carries:
- a CDS encoding adenosylhomocysteinase → MKSGDLKIAWARQYMPVLSSIRKRFVEERPFSGMTVGMALHVEAKTAVLVETLAAGGAEVHITGCNPLSTQDDVSAALNTREGIHSYARRGAGVEDYYAAIDKVLDARPAITIDDGMDLIHRIHTERQEVLDSIIGGCEETTTGIHRLRAMARDGALAFPVIAVNDTPMKHFFDNVHGTGESSLASVMITTNVLIAGKRFVVAGYGYCGRGLAQKARSLGARVIVTEVDPRRALQAHMDGFDVMTMDQAAPLGDIFVTTTGNTSIITEGHFPKMRDGAILANAGHFNVEIDVEWLASHADSTVHRDGIDTYMLGGKAVHVLAEGRLVNLATPKGMGHPIEVMDLSFSVQALSAEFIARHGRDLAPGVHDVPSAIDEEVARLKLAALGLSIDRLTPEQETYMNSWTIGT, encoded by the coding sequence ATGAAGTCTGGAGATTTAAAAATCGCATGGGCACGGCAGTATATGCCGGTACTCTCGTCCATTCGGAAGCGATTTGTTGAGGAGAGGCCTTTCTCCGGCATGACTGTCGGTATGGCCCTGCATGTCGAGGCAAAGACTGCGGTGCTGGTCGAGACCCTGGCGGCGGGTGGTGCGGAGGTGCACATCACGGGGTGCAACCCCCTCTCGACCCAGGACGACGTCTCGGCGGCGCTCAACACCCGGGAAGGGATCCACTCCTATGCCCGGCGAGGCGCCGGCGTTGAGGACTACTATGCGGCAATCGACAAGGTGCTCGATGCCCGTCCCGCCATCACCATCGACGACGGTATGGACCTGATCCACCGCATCCACACCGAGCGGCAGGAGGTGCTGGACTCGATCATCGGCGGGTGCGAGGAGACCACGACCGGCATCCACCGGCTCCGCGCGATGGCCCGGGACGGGGCGCTTGCATTCCCGGTCATCGCCGTCAACGACACCCCGATGAAGCACTTCTTCGACAACGTCCACGGCACCGGGGAGAGTTCGCTTGCATCGGTCATGATCACCACAAACGTTCTCATCGCCGGCAAGCGGTTCGTCGTTGCAGGCTACGGCTACTGCGGCCGGGGACTTGCACAGAAGGCGCGGAGCCTCGGCGCCCGCGTCATCGTGACCGAGGTCGACCCCCGGAGGGCGCTACAGGCGCATATGGACGGGTTCGACGTCATGACGATGGACCAGGCGGCACCCCTCGGCGACATCTTCGTCACCACCACCGGAAACACAAGCATCATCACGGAGGGGCACTTCCCGAAGATGAGAGACGGGGCCATCCTCGCCAACGCAGGCCACTTCAACGTGGAGATCGACGTCGAATGGCTCGCGTCGCACGCGGACTCCACCGTCCACCGGGACGGCATCGATACCTACATGCTCGGCGGTAAGGCGGTCCATGTCCTCGCCGAAGGAAGGCTCGTGAACCTCGCAACGCCGAAGGGCATGGGCCACCCCATTGAGGTGATGGACCTGAGTTTCTCCGTCCAAGCGCTCTCCGCCGAGTTTATCGCAAGGCACGGCCGCGATCTCGCTCCCGGCGTGCACGACGTCCCCTCGGCGATCGATGAGGAGGTGGCCCGGCTGAAACTCGCCGCGCTCGGCCTCTCGATCGACCGGTTGACGCCCGAGCAGGAGACTTACATGAACAGCTGGACGATCGGGACCTAA
- the hisF gene encoding imidazole glycerol phosphate synthase subunit HisF produces the protein MVLTKRIIPCLDLKDGRVVKGTHFVGLRDAGDPVALAQRYNEQGADEVVFLDITASKEHRSTIIDVVQRASDQLFLPLTVGGGIRTIEDMQQVLRAGADKVSINSSAVQNPELISQGAERFGTQCIVVAVDVRRNYAMEPEKTPIALADGRECWYEVVTHGGSKPTGLDAIAWAREVEERGAGEILLTSMETDGTKEGFDIPVTRAVSEAVGIPVIASGGVGTLEHFYEGFAEGKADACLAASVFHYGEFTVRQVKDYLAGRGIPVRL, from the coding sequence ATGGTTTTGACGAAGCGGATCATCCCCTGCCTGGACCTCAAGGACGGGCGGGTTGTCAAAGGCACGCACTTCGTCGGCCTGCGCGACGCGGGCGATCCCGTCGCGCTGGCCCAGCGCTACAACGAGCAGGGTGCCGATGAAGTGGTATTCCTCGATATCACCGCATCAAAGGAGCACCGGAGCACCATCATCGACGTGGTGCAGCGGGCATCGGACCAACTCTTCCTCCCGCTCACCGTCGGCGGCGGCATCCGGACGATTGAGGACATGCAGCAGGTCCTCAGGGCGGGCGCGGATAAGGTGAGCATCAACTCAAGCGCCGTCCAGAACCCGGAGTTGATCTCCCAAGGCGCTGAGCGGTTCGGGACCCAGTGTATCGTCGTCGCCGTAGACGTCCGGCGGAACTACGCGATGGAGCCGGAGAAGACCCCTATCGCCCTCGCCGACGGGCGGGAGTGCTGGTACGAGGTCGTCACCCACGGCGGGAGCAAGCCCACAGGGCTCGACGCAATCGCGTGGGCTCGGGAGGTCGAGGAGCGCGGGGCCGGCGAGATCCTGCTCACCAGCATGGAGACCGACGGTACAAAGGAGGGGTTCGATATTCCGGTCACGAGAGCAGTCTCGGAAGCGGTCGGCATCCCGGTGATCGCAAGCGGCGGCGTAGGCACGCTCGAACACTTCTACGAAGGATTTGCAGAAGGAAAAGCCGACGCCTGCCTTGCGGCAAGCGTCTTCCACTACGGCGAGTTCACCGTCCGCCAGGTGAAAGACTACCTGGCGGGACGGGGTATCCCGGTACGGCTGTAA
- the pheT gene encoding phenylalanine--tRNA ligase subunit beta, which produces MAIITLPYRYLERLTGTDRQTIIERIPMIGADIERIEEDHVDVEFFPDRPDLYSAEGVARAMRGFLGIEEGLPVYTVRPSGIAFTVDPGLADIRPCLASAVIRNVDLDEEAIESLMSLQEALHWAVGRGRGKVAIGVHDLDAVTPPFRYIASPRDRSFVPLDFDREMTMEEILAEHPKGRDYAHLVEGFPKFPLIVDAEDRVLSFPPIINGELTKVTTATKNILLDCTGTDKKAVMTAVNIICTALAEAGATIETVTVDGQEMPTLAPAQRVVSVEECASLLGLSLSPQEMARLLARMRFGAEPDGDFRVRVLVPCYRADILHDWDIFEDVAIAYGVENFDAALPATSTVAQEHPITAIAGAVRSVMVGLGYLEMMPFTLTNERVLYENMRREPLPGTLRVLHPISEEQTVVRTDLLPLLMEMLQANKHRELPQRLFAVGDVVEDCTTYQKVAAVSIHPAADFSEAYAAADVLCRELSLSYSVVESADPAFIDGRRGDIIVDGRIVGVFGEIHPAVLNAFDLEHPVAAFALDLTAVPGYPVPPGSLSPGGR; this is translated from the coding sequence ATGGCAATTATTACGTTACCTTATCGGTATCTGGAACGGCTGACCGGGACCGACCGGCAGACGATCATCGAGCGTATCCCGATGATCGGGGCGGACATCGAGCGGATCGAGGAAGACCACGTTGACGTCGAGTTCTTCCCTGACCGGCCCGACCTCTACTCCGCAGAGGGTGTCGCCCGGGCGATGCGCGGGTTCCTCGGGATCGAGGAGGGGCTGCCGGTCTACACCGTCCGCCCCTCGGGCATCGCTTTCACGGTCGATCCGGGTCTTGCAGACATCCGGCCGTGCCTTGCCTCAGCGGTGATCCGGAACGTCGATCTCGACGAAGAGGCGATCGAGAGCCTGATGAGCCTCCAAGAGGCCCTCCACTGGGCGGTCGGGCGCGGCCGGGGCAAAGTGGCGATCGGCGTCCACGACCTCGACGCGGTCACGCCGCCCTTCCGCTACATCGCCTCTCCCCGCGACCGGTCCTTCGTCCCGCTGGACTTCGACCGGGAGATGACGATGGAGGAGATCCTCGCCGAACACCCGAAGGGCCGGGACTACGCTCACCTGGTGGAGGGCTTCCCCAAGTTTCCGCTGATCGTCGATGCCGAAGACCGGGTGCTCTCGTTCCCGCCTATCATCAACGGTGAGTTAACAAAGGTCACGACGGCGACGAAGAACATACTGCTCGACTGCACCGGCACCGACAAGAAAGCAGTGATGACGGCGGTGAACATCATCTGCACCGCGCTTGCCGAGGCCGGGGCGACGATCGAGACGGTCACCGTCGACGGGCAGGAAATGCCTACGCTCGCACCGGCACAGCGGGTGGTCTCGGTCGAGGAGTGCGCGTCTCTCCTCGGCCTCTCCCTCTCGCCGCAGGAGATGGCGCGGCTCCTCGCGCGGATGCGGTTCGGCGCAGAACCCGATGGAGACTTCCGCGTCAGGGTCCTCGTCCCCTGCTACCGGGCTGATATCCTCCACGACTGGGATATCTTTGAGGACGTGGCGATCGCTTACGGCGTCGAGAACTTCGATGCCGCCCTCCCGGCCACCTCGACCGTCGCGCAGGAGCACCCGATAACCGCCATCGCGGGAGCGGTGAGATCGGTCATGGTCGGCCTCGGCTACCTTGAGATGATGCCGTTCACCCTCACGAACGAGCGGGTGCTCTACGAGAACATGCGGCGGGAGCCCTTGCCCGGGACCTTGCGGGTGCTCCACCCGATCAGCGAGGAGCAGACCGTGGTCCGAACCGATCTTCTCCCGCTGCTCATGGAGATGCTCCAGGCGAACAAGCACCGCGAGCTTCCGCAACGGCTCTTTGCGGTGGGCGACGTGGTGGAGGATTGCACCACCTACCAGAAGGTCGCCGCGGTCAGCATCCATCCGGCCGCCGACTTCTCGGAGGCGTACGCGGCGGCGGATGTCCTCTGCCGGGAACTCTCGCTTTCGTATTCGGTCGTCGAGTCGGCCGACCCTGCATTCATCGACGGCCGCCGGGGCGATATCATCGTCGACGGAAGAATAGTTGGGGTGTTTGGAGAGATTCACCCGGCGGTTCTGAACGCGTTCGACCTCGAACACCCGGTAGCCGCGTTCGCACTCGACCTTACAGCCGTACCGGGATACCCCGTCCCGCCAGGTAGTCTTTCACCTGGCGGACGGTGA
- the pheS gene encoding phenylalanine--tRNA ligase subunit alpha: MELTLNEKKLLVALGPVGSADAATLADLMDTRREAVVQYANLAGERGLVDVEKHVSRQYVPTEEGRAYIGKGLPERQVLESFGETIPMRDLQAHPLAKIAIGWMRKKGWVVIRDGVVQKTGNVAPGPDEAAFAQASESGAVEGGEGVAELLRRGLVQEEETVTYTVSITPLGRELLAGGLDLQEEVGTLTRDQLLSGAWKDLPLRRYDVTKLPKRAYPGKTHPYQRLLDEMRRVLLDMGFTEMAGGIVQSSFWNFDALFQPQDHPAREMQDTFFLGERWPLPAGYERVRDMHEHGGETSSTGWGGTWSAAKAEQCVLRTHTTSLSIQHLAMHPNPPVRAFCIGRVYRREAIDPTHLAEFEQLEGVVMDEDVNFRHLLGFLKEFYGKMGFEKVRFRPGYFPYTEPSVEPEVYVDGLGWVELGGAGIFRQEVTAPFGIEHPVLAWGLGISRVAMLRLGLRDLRQLYRSDVEWIRDMPTYGGRR; encoded by the coding sequence GTGGAACTGACGCTGAATGAGAAGAAACTCCTGGTCGCGCTCGGGCCGGTGGGGTCGGCGGATGCGGCCACCCTTGCCGACCTGATGGATACCCGCCGGGAAGCTGTTGTGCAGTATGCAAACCTCGCCGGCGAGCGGGGGCTCGTGGATGTGGAGAAGCACGTCTCCCGGCAGTATGTACCGACTGAGGAAGGGCGGGCCTACATAGGGAAGGGCCTCCCCGAGCGGCAGGTGCTTGAGAGTTTCGGGGAGACGATCCCGATGCGGGACCTTCAAGCGCACCCGCTCGCAAAGATCGCGATCGGCTGGATGCGGAAGAAGGGCTGGGTCGTCATCAGGGACGGGGTCGTACAGAAGACCGGCAACGTCGCTCCCGGACCCGACGAGGCCGCGTTTGCCCAGGCAAGCGAGAGTGGTGCGGTCGAGGGCGGCGAGGGGGTTGCCGAACTTCTCCGGCGCGGCCTCGTGCAGGAGGAGGAGACCGTCACCTACACCGTCTCGATCACACCTCTGGGCCGGGAACTCCTCGCCGGAGGGCTTGACCTGCAGGAGGAAGTGGGCACCCTCACCCGAGACCAGCTCCTCTCCGGCGCGTGGAAGGACCTCCCTCTCCGGCGCTATGACGTCACGAAACTCCCGAAGCGTGCCTACCCCGGGAAGACCCACCCCTACCAGCGCCTCCTCGATGAGATGCGCCGCGTCCTCCTCGATATGGGGTTCACGGAGATGGCGGGCGGGATCGTGCAGAGTTCGTTCTGGAATTTCGACGCCCTCTTCCAGCCGCAGGACCATCCGGCGCGGGAGATGCAGGACACCTTCTTCCTCGGCGAGCGCTGGCCGCTCCCGGCGGGATATGAGCGCGTCCGCGACATGCACGAGCACGGCGGCGAGACCTCTTCAACCGGGTGGGGAGGCACCTGGAGCGCCGCAAAGGCGGAGCAGTGCGTGCTTCGGACGCACACGACGAGCCTCTCCATCCAGCACCTGGCAATGCATCCAAATCCTCCGGTGAGGGCGTTCTGCATCGGCAGAGTCTACCGGCGGGAAGCGATCGACCCCACCCATCTTGCGGAGTTCGAGCAGCTCGAAGGGGTCGTTATGGATGAGGACGTCAACTTCCGCCACCTTCTCGGGTTCTTAAAGGAGTTCTACGGGAAGATGGGCTTTGAGAAGGTCAGGTTCCGGCCCGGCTACTTCCCCTACACCGAGCCCTCCGTGGAGCCCGAGGTCTATGTTGACGGTCTTGGTTGGGTTGAACTCGGCGGCGCAGGCATCTTCAGGCAGGAGGTGACCGCGCCCTTCGGGATCGAGCACCCTGTGCTCGCGTGGGGCCTCGGGATCAGCCGGGTCGCGATGCTCAGGCTCGGCCTGCGGGATCTCCGGCAGCTCTACCGGAGCGACGTCGAGTGGATCCGCGATATGCCCACTTACGGCGGGAGGCGGTGA
- a CDS encoding tryptophan--tRNA ligase produces the protein MQSGINPWSSNQTVDVDRLFAEFGIEPIGEVARRLPEVPPFMRRGIVVGHRDYGLVVDAIRNRTPFHVLTGFMPSGLPHLGHLMVMKEVVWHVRQGGSGYVAIADREAHAVRGMSWEKCREFGREYLKALYALGFEGTTYYQSKNERLKDLAFEASTKVNFSEMAAIYGFGPETSLSHAVSVVTQVADILFPQLDAGPAPTVVPVGLDQDPHIRLTRDVAYKLRMFTVEDRGEYISVRSKNAPEEALEAVCRAFPGSKKYAGHVDVTGLPMGRVEDAVREIEIAHGGFGFYLPSSTYHIFMPGLQGGKMSSSVPESLIGFYEPEKSVKKKVMASLTGGRTTLEEQRRLGGEPDRCSVYLLNLFHMLEDDVEIADLRRRCESGELTCGQCKKETLERVQAFLADLRDKMDAVEHLADEV, from the coding sequence ATGCAATCCGGAATAAATCCCTGGTCGAGTAATCAGACCGTCGATGTGGATCGACTCTTTGCCGAGTTCGGCATCGAGCCGATCGGTGAGGTCGCGCGAAGGCTTCCCGAAGTACCGCCGTTTATGCGCAGGGGGATTGTCGTCGGACACCGGGACTACGGCCTGGTTGTCGATGCCATCAGGAACCGCACCCCGTTCCATGTGCTGACTGGGTTCATGCCGTCGGGCCTCCCGCACCTCGGGCACCTGATGGTCATGAAGGAGGTGGTCTGGCACGTCCGGCAGGGTGGAAGCGGCTACGTGGCCATCGCCGACCGGGAGGCGCACGCAGTCCGCGGCATGTCGTGGGAGAAGTGCCGCGAGTTCGGCCGGGAGTACCTCAAAGCCCTCTATGCCCTTGGGTTCGAGGGCACGACCTACTACCAGAGCAAGAACGAGCGCTTAAAAGACCTCGCGTTCGAGGCCTCCACGAAGGTGAACTTCTCGGAGATGGCGGCGATCTATGGGTTTGGACCCGAGACTTCGCTCTCCCATGCCGTGAGCGTCGTCACGCAGGTGGCCGATATCCTCTTCCCGCAGCTCGATGCCGGGCCTGCTCCTACGGTCGTCCCGGTCGGCCTCGACCAGGACCCGCACATCCGGCTCACTCGGGATGTTGCATACAAACTTCGGATGTTCACGGTCGAGGACCGCGGCGAATACATCAGCGTCCGGTCGAAGAACGCACCCGAGGAAGCCCTTGAGGCCGTCTGCCGCGCTTTCCCGGGCTCGAAGAAGTATGCGGGCCACGTGGACGTTACGGGCCTGCCGATGGGGCGGGTGGAGGACGCCGTCCGGGAGATCGAGATCGCTCACGGGGGATTCGGGTTCTACCTCCCTTCGTCGACCTACCATATCTTCATGCCCGGGCTTCAGGGCGGGAAGATGTCAAGCAGCGTCCCCGAGAGCCTAATTGGGTTCTACGAGCCTGAGAAATCGGTCAAGAAGAAGGTTATGGCATCGCTGACCGGCGGGAGGACGACGCTTGAGGAGCAGAGGCGTCTCGGCGGGGAGCCCGACCGCTGCTCGGTCTACCTCTTAAACCTCTTCCACATGCTCGAGGACGACGTGGAGATCGCCGACCTGCGCCGCCGGTGCGAGAGCGGCGAACTCACCTGCGGGCAGTGCAAGAAAGAGACGCTGGAGCGCGTGCAGGCGTTCCTCGCGGACCTGCGGGACAAAATGGATGCAGTCGAACACCTTGCGGATGAGGTGTAA
- the endA gene encoding tRNA-intron lyase: MLAIFDGTWVRLGSEGRTLYEQGGYGRLEGTGLRLSPEEALYLMERNKIEVKDFGFDTLLGLFAGQPNFIRRYLVYHDIRERGYVVQPGPHDFRVFRRGHKPGVGKSQYLIRVLSERDLIDFDRVSQDVLTAVNMRKQYLLAVVDDEDELTYYEVRVQDLPAVGEPAECSAPVQASLFGTYALAHLPPGTPLEEDWYGKRLDQERLLLRPVESIFLMRRGCLSIARDGQPMTTEQFLDAAGEKDVEIREKERVFSDLREKGYIPRTGYKFGHHFRVYSGKKTHSEMLVHAVPSGTSTPMSAVSRSVRLAHSVKKKMLFACIYNTDIRYVEFARIKL; the protein is encoded by the coding sequence GTGTTGGCGATATTCGACGGAACCTGGGTGCGCCTCGGCAGCGAAGGGCGCACACTCTACGAGCAGGGAGGGTATGGCAGGCTGGAAGGAACCGGCCTCCGTCTCTCCCCCGAAGAGGCGCTCTACCTCATGGAACGGAACAAGATCGAGGTGAAGGATTTCGGCTTCGACACCCTGCTCGGTCTCTTTGCCGGCCAGCCGAACTTCATCCGGCGATACCTTGTCTACCACGATATCCGCGAGCGGGGGTACGTCGTTCAGCCCGGCCCGCACGACTTCCGCGTCTTCCGCCGCGGCCACAAGCCGGGGGTCGGAAAGTCTCAGTACCTCATCAGGGTCCTCTCCGAGCGTGACCTCATCGACTTCGACCGGGTGAGCCAAGACGTGCTCACTGCGGTCAACATGCGCAAGCAGTATCTCCTCGCGGTCGTGGACGACGAGGACGAACTGACCTACTACGAGGTGCGGGTACAAGATCTCCCCGCGGTCGGGGAGCCGGCCGAGTGCAGCGCGCCGGTGCAGGCCTCTCTCTTCGGAACCTACGCACTGGCCCACCTGCCGCCGGGGACGCCACTTGAGGAGGATTGGTACGGCAAACGGCTCGACCAAGAGCGGCTGCTGCTCCGCCCGGTCGAGTCGATCTTCCTCATGCGCCGGGGGTGCCTCTCGATCGCGCGAGACGGGCAACCGATGACCACCGAGCAGTTTCTCGATGCGGCGGGAGAGAAGGATGTCGAGATCCGGGAGAAAGAGCGGGTCTTCTCCGACCTCCGAGAGAAGGGCTACATCCCCCGAACCGGCTACAAGTTCGGCCATCACTTCCGTGTCTACTCCGGGAAGAAGACCCACTCCGAGATGCTCGTCCACGCCGTTCCGTCGGGGACCTCCACACCGATGAGCGCCGTCTCCCGCTCGGTCAGGCTTGCTCACAGCGTCAAAAAGAAGATGTTGTTTGCCTGCATATACAATACCGATATTAGATATGTCGAATTCGCCCGAATAAAACTGTGA
- a CDS encoding PQQ-binding-like beta-propeller repeat protein, with amino-acid sequence MIVALLIALVLPAVTVSAAETAPPIAWNTTFSPEEKSKFDAVTATADGGYVALGSTLTKTFGGREDLLLVKTDGQGNETWIQRLPEMAGSSVAETADGGYILGGYNVSATGPEQNFTYQGSSFLIKTDADGMETWRQVLPGEKVSVVRPTADGGYVAVGWLWNPPGSADDTTAVITKTDADGTPIWNRTFPAAAANAGIVTSDGGYIIGGTKSPFNNDRGDAFLIRLDADGNTLWKKNYNAPVIFDVKETGDGGFVYSGNYWYGLVDAKGEEVWLRNMEGMAGYAVVLRPSGGYLIAGTDIRNGEGFAFGTGADGTIQWTTMFPAAGIYAAGSAPGGNYTLAGVRYLSPDASAAWLINIGETAKPTPAATPGFGAAAAGAALLLLIAGRKRRE; translated from the coding sequence ATGATCGTGGCGTTGCTCATCGCGCTGGTGCTGCCGGCCGTGACCGTCTCTGCAGCGGAGACCGCTCCGCCGATCGCCTGGAACACGACGTTCTCGCCTGAGGAGAAGAGCAAGTTCGATGCCGTTACGGCGACGGCCGACGGCGGCTACGTCGCCCTCGGCTCTACGCTGACGAAGACGTTCGGGGGCAGAGAAGACCTGCTGCTCGTAAAGACCGACGGCCAAGGGAATGAAACGTGGATACAGAGGCTGCCCGAGATGGCAGGGAGTTCCGTCGCAGAGACCGCCGACGGAGGCTACATCCTCGGCGGCTACAACGTCTCCGCAACCGGACCTGAGCAGAACTTCACCTACCAAGGCAGTTCGTTCCTGATCAAGACCGACGCCGACGGGATGGAGACATGGCGGCAGGTCCTGCCCGGAGAGAAGGTCTCGGTCGTTCGGCCGACCGCAGACGGCGGATACGTCGCCGTCGGATGGCTCTGGAACCCGCCCGGTTCGGCGGACGATACGACGGCGGTCATCACGAAGACCGATGCCGACGGCACGCCCATCTGGAACCGGACGTTCCCGGCCGCCGCCGCGAATGCGGGGATTGTGACCTCCGACGGCGGGTATATCATCGGAGGCACGAAGTCGCCCTTCAACAACGATAGAGGCGACGCCTTCCTCATCCGACTCGATGCCGACGGGAACACGCTCTGGAAGAAGAATTACAACGCCCCGGTCATCTTCGATGTCAAGGAGACCGGCGACGGCGGGTTCGTCTACTCGGGCAACTACTGGTACGGCCTCGTCGACGCGAAAGGAGAGGAGGTCTGGCTCCGGAACATGGAGGGCATGGCCGGGTACGCCGTCGTCCTGCGGCCTTCCGGCGGGTACCTGATTGCAGGTACGGATATCAGGAACGGTGAGGGCTTTGCCTTTGGGACCGGTGCGGACGGGACGATTCAGTGGACCACGATGTTCCCCGCCGCCGGAATCTACGCAGCCGGCAGTGCTCCAGGCGGCAACTACACCCTCGCGGGGGTTCGGTACCTCTCGCCCGACGCCAGCGCCGCGTGGCTGATCAACATTGGGGAGACGGCAAAACCCACACCGGCGGCGACGCCGGGGTTCGGTGCAGCGGCTGCCGGGGCGGCGCTGCTCCTCCTGATTGCGGGAAGGAAGCGGCGAGAGTAA